A single region of the Marinobacter salinus genome encodes:
- a CDS encoding methyl-accepting chemotaxis protein, protein MGKALVGVVMLGTVRTRILFFAFLSVFALSGLAVLSWTIILKAEEASDSLISTKLKESWLLVDLEQDHRRLQDLAFKIKAQLLLWDEIEPVFADLEQALPAHWKAVSENAGLETWAEEHRDSFERVVALMESMKSGIGEKSYYRVGQVVDFDLFPSLEPMLKAINQRQLQSRNSVSAGADDLLAFLSNQQVYLVAGSVLFLFVVVVMTAWLRQSVILRLQKMESELGAMEANSDLTRMPVLKGRDEVAGVSRALGALVSRFEQFIADIRGAAGELNQRSLTLDTGAESLHTASETTRHQIRDVSQSMAAIADQASAIERATDQSALTVGDAVSANEEVQHRLVSSEQAAEHTVDVISRVSQSIHALNDSTGKIEQVIGVIADIAEQTNLLALNAAIEAARAGEHGRGFAVVADEVRTLSRRTSESTRNIGQWVQDLVAGVGSVDELLGEMREAGNQNREHLIALKAHLESLRGQFVQLEDHSAAISAAVTTQRDEIGRVGRRSTALDESADFLIESVESTRAISEALRQESLSMRQLIARFRTAADSGQ, encoded by the coding sequence ATGGGCAAAGCCCTTGTTGGAGTTGTCATGCTTGGCACTGTTCGAACCCGCATTCTGTTTTTTGCCTTTCTTTCCGTCTTCGCGTTGTCCGGTCTGGCGGTCCTGTCCTGGACCATCATACTCAAGGCAGAAGAGGCGTCGGACAGTTTGATCAGCACCAAACTGAAAGAATCCTGGCTACTGGTTGATCTTGAGCAGGACCATCGTCGGCTGCAGGATCTGGCCTTCAAGATCAAGGCGCAGCTGTTGCTTTGGGACGAAATTGAACCGGTATTTGCCGATCTTGAGCAGGCGCTTCCTGCCCATTGGAAGGCCGTTTCTGAAAATGCGGGACTTGAAACATGGGCGGAGGAGCATCGCGATTCGTTCGAGCGCGTCGTGGCGCTGATGGAATCCATGAAGAGCGGGATAGGTGAAAAGAGCTATTACCGTGTTGGCCAGGTTGTGGATTTTGATTTATTCCCGTCCCTTGAGCCCATGCTGAAGGCCATTAACCAGCGACAATTGCAGAGCAGGAATTCAGTTTCAGCTGGCGCTGATGATTTGCTGGCGTTTTTGTCCAACCAGCAGGTATACCTGGTGGCAGGTTCTGTTCTCTTCCTCTTTGTTGTTGTGGTGATGACAGCGTGGCTCCGGCAATCAGTCATCCTCCGGCTTCAGAAGATGGAGAGTGAGCTTGGCGCGATGGAAGCGAATAGCGATCTGACCCGGATGCCGGTGCTGAAGGGGCGGGATGAGGTGGCCGGTGTCAGTCGGGCACTGGGCGCACTGGTCAGCCGTTTCGAGCAGTTTATCGCCGATATTCGTGGCGCTGCGGGCGAACTGAATCAGCGCTCGTTGACCCTTGATACAGGCGCCGAGTCCTTGCACACCGCATCCGAGACAACCCGCCATCAGATACGGGATGTCAGTCAGTCCATGGCCGCCATTGCCGATCAGGCATCGGCAATCGAGCGAGCCACCGACCAGTCAGCGCTTACAGTTGGGGATGCTGTGTCGGCTAACGAAGAAGTGCAACATAGGCTGGTCAGCAGTGAACAGGCGGCAGAGCATACGGTTGATGTGATCTCCCGCGTTTCACAATCAATTCACGCGTTGAACGATTCAACCGGTAAAATCGAGCAGGTCATCGGTGTTATTGCAGACATTGCAGAGCAGACTAACTTACTGGCGCTCAACGCCGCAATCGAGGCTGCCCGGGCAGGCGAGCATGGTCGGGGTTTTGCAGTGGTTGCTGATGAAGTCAGGACGTTGTCCCGGCGAACGTCCGAATCTACCCGGAATATTGGCCAATGGGTTCAGGACCTGGTGGCCGGTGTTGGCAGCGTCGATGAGCTGTTGGGTGAAATGCGCGAGGCCGGTAATCAGAATCGTGAGCACCTGATTGCGCTCAAGGCCCACCTCGAGAGCCTGAGGGGACAGTTTGTCCAGTTGGAAGACCACAGTGCTGCCATCTCGGCCGCCGTAACCACCCAGCGGGATGAAATAGGGCGGGTTGGTCGCCGGTCGACCGCCCTGGACGAGAGTGCCGATTTCCTGATTGAAAGCGTTGAAAGCACGCGGGCCATCAGTGAGGCCCTGAGGCAGGAATCCCTGTCGATGCGGCAGCTGATCGCCCGATTCCGGACCGCAGCCGACTCCGGCCAATAG
- a CDS encoding AzlC family ABC transporter permease, which translates to MNLSVFRQTLPILFGYLPLGTAFGVLFATQLDYAWWVAPLMGVVIYAGAGQILAVSLLAANAGLVEVFVAMFVLNARHLFYGLSLLGQFRGAGLRKLYLIFGLTDETYSLLTSRPRYQDRRHEQEIDFRITGFNQCYWVIGCALGALLGDNVVFDSTGIEYALVALFIVLTIEQLKALGDSVPMWIGAAAAGIAMLLLPPAHQLIGAIAIVTVALLVQYRRIRTSQAGKEARHV; encoded by the coding sequence ATGAACCTGTCCGTATTTCGCCAGACACTCCCAATCCTCTTCGGCTATCTGCCTCTGGGAACGGCGTTCGGGGTGCTGTTTGCAACTCAACTGGATTATGCCTGGTGGGTGGCACCGCTGATGGGTGTGGTTATTTATGCAGGAGCGGGACAGATTCTGGCGGTGAGCCTGCTCGCGGCCAACGCCGGGCTTGTTGAGGTTTTTGTTGCCATGTTTGTTCTGAACGCCCGGCACCTTTTTTACGGGCTTTCCCTGCTGGGTCAGTTTCGGGGCGCCGGGTTGCGAAAGCTCTACCTGATTTTCGGTCTGACCGACGAAACCTATTCACTCCTGACCAGCCGGCCGAGATACCAGGATCGACGTCACGAGCAGGAAATTGATTTCCGGATTACCGGCTTCAACCAGTGCTATTGGGTCATTGGCTGCGCCCTGGGGGCGCTTCTTGGCGACAACGTGGTGTTTGACAGCACCGGCATCGAGTATGCTTTGGTGGCCCTGTTTATTGTTCTGACCATTGAACAGCTCAAGGCTCTGGGAGATAGCGTACCGATGTGGATAGGCGCAGCAGCGGCAGGTATTGCCATGCTTTTGTTACCACCAGCCCATCAGCTTATCGGAGCCATTGCGATCGTAACCGTTGCGTTACTGGTGCAATACCGAAGAATCAGGACATCACAGGCCGGGAAAGAGGCGCGCCATGTCTGA
- a CDS encoding branched-chain amino acid transporter permease has product MSENGYLMAFIAVAAIATFATRVIPFLFFERHTDHPLVQHLGRYLPAAVMALLATVFLQRSANWSADLPGLDALIPGALVVILHLWQRNSLLSIAAGTASYMVIQQTGILGS; this is encoded by the coding sequence ATGTCTGAAAACGGCTATCTTATGGCCTTTATTGCGGTTGCGGCGATAGCCACCTTTGCAACCCGGGTAATACCGTTCCTGTTCTTCGAACGGCATACGGACCACCCGTTGGTTCAGCATCTGGGAAGGTATCTACCGGCTGCCGTCATGGCGTTGCTGGCAACGGTCTTTCTGCAACGTTCAGCCAACTGGTCGGCCGATCTCCCGGGACTGGACGCCCTGATACCGGGTGCTCTGGTGGTTATACTTCATTTGTGGCAGCGGAATTCCCTGCTCTCCATAGCCGCAGGTACTGCCAGCTATATGGTGATTCAGCAGACTGGCATACTTGGCAGTTAG
- a CDS encoding DUF1330 domain-containing protein encodes MEALSPTPEQLQKVLADTPKDQPIVMLNLLRFRDQASYKDEASDRTGREAYRLYMKEAAACVKAVGAEVIWSGHSVGSLIAPPDESWDQVLLVRYPSIEAFMAMIESSEYKGVVKHRTAAVQDPGLLPTLQTVSNCQVCQSAESPYSWQYLRLWRAGNSAATNEV; translated from the coding sequence ATGGAAGCCTTAAGTCCCACACCGGAACAGTTACAGAAAGTTCTGGCAGATACCCCGAAAGACCAGCCCATCGTGATGCTGAATCTGCTGAGGTTTCGTGACCAGGCCAGCTACAAGGATGAGGCGTCTGATCGTACCGGGCGGGAAGCGTACAGGCTGTACATGAAAGAAGCCGCTGCCTGCGTAAAGGCTGTTGGCGCAGAAGTTATCTGGTCGGGGCACAGTGTTGGTTCACTGATTGCTCCCCCAGATGAGTCCTGGGACCAGGTCCTGCTTGTTCGCTATCCGTCCATTGAAGCCTTCATGGCGATGATTGAGAGCTCGGAATACAAGGGTGTGGTCAAGCACCGCACGGCGGCTGTCCAGGATCCCGGCTTGTTGCCAACCTTGCAGACAGTCTCTAACTGCCAAGTATGCCAGTCTGCTGAATCACCATATAGCTGGCAGTACCTGCGGCTATGGAGAGCAGGGAATTCCGCTGCCACAAATGAAGTATAA
- a CDS encoding RidA family protein yields the protein MTDRYIDSNQRMSQAVVHGNTVYLAGQVASDASAGMRGQTEQILQGIDQMLAKAGTDKSHLLSATIWVTDMAEFAEMNAAWDAWVVDGRPPVRACVESKLAKPEWKVEIMVIAALQRFD from the coding sequence ATGACCGATCGTTACATTGACAGCAACCAACGAATGAGCCAAGCCGTCGTACATGGCAATACTGTCTATCTGGCTGGCCAGGTCGCCTCGGACGCCAGCGCTGGCATGCGTGGCCAGACTGAACAGATTTTGCAGGGTATTGACCAGATGCTGGCCAAGGCCGGTACTGACAAATCGCACCTTCTGTCGGCCACCATATGGGTAACCGACATGGCCGAGTTCGCTGAAATGAACGCCGCCTGGGACGCCTGGGTAGTGGATGGCCGCCCGCCCGTGCGCGCCTGTGTGGAATCCAAACTGGCGAAGCCGGAATGGAAGGTCGAGATCATGGTGATCGCCGCCTTGCAGAGGTTTGATTAG
- a CDS encoding amino acid ABC transporter ATP-binding protein has translation MSAENNAETPMVEVRNVHKRFGDLEVLKGINLTVNRGKIISIIGPSGSGKSTLLRSVNQLEVIDEGAILLDGVQVNRPDMKGLAFERHINNIRQNMGMVFQHFNLFPHLSTIDNVTLAPRKLKGMDKKTARELGMEQLERVGLAEKADVFPNWLSGGQKQRVAIARALAMKPKVMLFDEATSALDPELVEEVNRVMRSLADEHMTMLIVTHEMSFARDVSDWALFMDGGVVVEECTPDKLFSNPDQERTRNFLQKHLDNNH, from the coding sequence ATGAGCGCAGAGAACAATGCAGAAACACCCATGGTAGAAGTTCGCAATGTGCACAAGCGCTTTGGCGACCTCGAAGTTCTGAAAGGGATCAATCTGACCGTCAATCGCGGCAAGATCATTTCCATCATTGGTCCGTCCGGTTCCGGTAAAAGCACGCTACTGCGATCGGTCAATCAGCTGGAAGTGATTGATGAAGGTGCCATCCTGCTCGATGGTGTGCAGGTTAACCGGCCCGATATGAAAGGGCTTGCCTTTGAACGGCACATCAACAACATCCGCCAGAACATGGGCATGGTGTTTCAGCACTTCAACCTGTTCCCGCATCTGTCGACCATCGATAACGTCACCCTGGCACCGCGCAAGCTCAAGGGTATGGATAAAAAAACGGCCCGTGAGCTGGGTATGGAACAGCTTGAACGGGTGGGCCTTGCAGAGAAAGCCGATGTGTTTCCGAACTGGTTGTCGGGTGGTCAGAAACAGCGAGTTGCCATTGCCCGGGCATTGGCAATGAAACCCAAGGTGATGTTGTTTGACGAAGCCACCTCGGCCCTGGATCCGGAGCTGGTTGAAGAAGTAAACCGGGTAATGCGTAGTCTGGCCGATGAACACATGACAATGTTGATCGTCACACACGAGATGAGTTTTGCACGGGATGTGTCCGACTGGGCCCTGTTCATGGATGGCGGTGTTGTGGTTGAAGAGTGCACTCCGGACAAGTTGTTCAGCAATCCGGATCAGGAGCGTACGCGCAACTTCCTGCAAAAACACCTCGACAACAACCACTAG
- a CDS encoding amino acid ABC transporter permease, producing the protein MEFDFTPVITYFPTLLKGVGVASLVAIVVAFMSIVGGLIVAVISIYTNKVVSWPLRFFIWLFMTTPLLLQLYFLYFGLGEWVLIPAIVVGILGLGFHYMAYNAEIFIATIKSVSGGQYEASRSLGFGHWNTILYIIVPQALIRSIPQLGNNMILMVKDTSVLSAIGVAELVYASQYAISVSFRPFEFFIVIAMMYYVINILMELGQAWLERQTAYRR; encoded by the coding sequence ATGGAATTTGATTTTACTCCCGTTATTACCTACTTCCCAACCTTGCTGAAAGGCGTGGGCGTGGCGTCTTTGGTAGCCATCGTTGTAGCCTTCATGTCCATCGTGGGTGGGCTTATTGTCGCGGTGATATCCATCTACACCAACAAGGTAGTGAGTTGGCCGTTACGCTTTTTTATCTGGCTGTTCATGACGACGCCGCTGCTGCTGCAACTTTACTTCCTGTACTTTGGATTGGGCGAATGGGTCCTGATTCCGGCCATCGTGGTGGGCATACTGGGGCTTGGTTTTCACTACATGGCTTACAATGCCGAGATTTTCATCGCCACCATCAAGTCGGTGTCAGGTGGGCAATATGAGGCCTCCCGTTCATTGGGCTTCGGGCATTGGAATACCATTTTGTACATTATTGTGCCACAGGCGTTGATTCGCTCGATTCCCCAGTTGGGAAACAACATGATTTTAATGGTCAAGGATACCTCGGTGTTGTCTGCGATCGGTGTGGCTGAATTGGTGTATGCCTCCCAGTATGCGATCAGTGTGTCATTCAGGCCGTTCGAGTTCTTTATTGTTATCGCCATGATGTATTACGTGATCAATATTCTTATGGAACTGGGTCAGGCATGGCTGGAACGTCAGACCGCCTACCGCCGCTGA
- a CDS encoding amino acid ABC transporter permease, protein MTMDFDLMVEVTPLLIRAAWVTIDISSRAIFFGFFVACGLVFLQTFRFAPIRWFARGYISVVRGTPYFVQLLLVFYGGPSLGLRLDPVTCGVVVGAFNIGAYMSEAIRGSIESVDKGQSEAARSLGFGKAHTMVSIVLPQAASLMIRSVGVLAIVLVKNSSLVSIISVVELTYQAQRLIGSTYKPLEIFTLSALMYIVIIYAVMGIIELAYRRATRYTTQ, encoded by the coding sequence ATGACCATGGATTTTGACTTGATGGTCGAGGTTACGCCTCTGTTAATCAGGGCGGCCTGGGTTACGATCGATATTTCTTCCCGTGCGATTTTCTTTGGGTTCTTTGTCGCCTGTGGTTTGGTGTTTTTACAGACCTTCCGTTTCGCCCCCATCCGCTGGTTTGCCCGCGGTTATATCAGTGTGGTTCGCGGGACTCCCTATTTCGTGCAATTGTTGCTGGTGTTTTATGGCGGCCCGAGTCTCGGCTTGCGGCTAGACCCCGTCACCTGCGGTGTCGTTGTTGGGGCATTTAATATTGGCGCCTATATGAGTGAGGCGATTCGTGGCTCCATTGAATCGGTTGACAAGGGGCAAAGCGAAGCCGCCCGATCATTGGGTTTTGGCAAAGCACATACAATGGTATCCATCGTGCTGCCGCAAGCGGCGAGTCTGATGATTCGTTCCGTGGGTGTGCTGGCCATTGTTCTGGTCAAGAACTCCTCACTGGTCTCCATTATCTCCGTGGTTGAATTGACTTATCAGGCGCAGCGCCTGATTGGGTCGACCTATAAGCCGCTGGAAATTTTTACCCTCAGTGCCCTGATGTACATCGTCATCATCTATGCGGTGATGGGCATCATCGAGTTGGCCTATCGTCGCGCAACCCGATACACGACCCAATAG
- a CDS encoding transporter substrate-binding domain-containing protein has protein sequence MKALTKKFSQTLATAAVVIGATAMVAMPTQARDLPEIRDDVFQVANSGAYPPFSYVNTQGELVGFDVDIAEALAKKMGVDVNIQSSPWNGIIAALAGGRFDACICSMSVTEERQKAVDFTDPYYSAGLSVWVQESTDDISSIDDLSGKQVGSTLGETGNQWAVENGEGKWRNQTFQGLPDMMNALTTGRVDAMIADDVPVLVAMQDNALAIKMIDVGELPRWPAAISIQKNKPELKEALNAALAEIKADGTYQDIVDKWIGKGANIE, from the coding sequence ATGAAGGCACTTACAAAAAAGTTCTCACAAACTCTGGCGACCGCAGCTGTGGTTATTGGTGCAACAGCGATGGTGGCAATGCCGACCCAAGCGCGTGACCTGCCTGAAATCCGCGATGACGTCTTTCAGGTAGCCAACTCCGGCGCCTACCCTCCCTTCAGCTATGTGAACACTCAGGGTGAACTCGTGGGCTTCGATGTTGATATTGCCGAGGCGCTGGCTAAAAAAATGGGTGTGGACGTCAACATTCAGTCATCCCCCTGGAACGGCATTATTGCTGCCCTGGCCGGTGGCCGCTTTGATGCCTGCATCTGCAGCATGAGCGTCACCGAAGAACGCCAGAAAGCGGTTGATTTTACCGACCCGTACTACAGCGCAGGTCTTTCAGTCTGGGTACAGGAAAGCACGGACGATATCAGCAGCATCGACGACCTCTCCGGTAAGCAGGTTGGTTCCACCCTGGGCGAAACGGGTAATCAGTGGGCGGTCGAAAATGGCGAAGGTAAATGGCGCAACCAGACCTTCCAGGGATTGCCTGACATGATGAACGCTCTGACCACAGGCCGCGTTGATGCCATGATTGCTGATGACGTGCCGGTTCTGGTCGCGATGCAGGACAACGCACTCGCTATAAAAATGATCGACGTCGGTGAACTGCCACGCTGGCCCGCAGCGATTTCCATTCAGAAGAACAAACCTGAACTGAAGGAAGCGCTCAACGCTGCTCTGGCCGAAATCAAGGCAGATGGGACTTACCAGGACATCGTCGACAAGTGGATTGGCAAAGGTGCCAATATCGAGTAA
- a CDS encoding 3-oxoacid CoA-transferase subunit B, translating into MSAVERILSRAVIEITPGSIVNLGIGLPTQVMHYLPDDFDVQIHSENGILCAWKQAERESMDPFLIDASGAYVSLREGASLFDSAVSFAMIRRARLDLTMIGAFEVDAHGNLANWKIPGKFSPGIGGAMELAQKTKRIIVLTTHTDKHGRPKILETCRLPLTAKACVSRIISDLAVIDVADQGLVVREKLVDISNVDLQALTEAELTFAIGGVTV; encoded by the coding sequence ATGTCCGCCGTTGAACGCATTTTGAGCAGGGCGGTGATCGAGATCACCCCAGGCAGCATCGTCAATCTGGGCATTGGTCTGCCAACGCAGGTCATGCATTACCTGCCGGACGACTTTGATGTCCAGATTCATTCGGAGAATGGCATTCTCTGTGCCTGGAAACAGGCCGAACGGGAATCGATGGACCCTTTTCTTATTGACGCCTCCGGCGCCTACGTCTCTTTGCGCGAAGGCGCGAGCCTGTTCGACAGCGCCGTCTCCTTCGCAATGATTCGTCGGGCCCGTCTGGACCTGACGATGATCGGTGCTTTCGAGGTCGACGCGCACGGTAACCTCGCCAACTGGAAAATTCCGGGCAAGTTCTCACCGGGTATAGGTGGCGCCATGGAGCTGGCGCAAAAAACAAAGCGCATCATCGTGCTAACCACGCATACCGACAAACACGGACGCCCCAAAATACTTGAGACCTGCCGGCTGCCGCTCACTGCCAAAGCTTGCGTCAGTCGAATCATTTCAGACCTGGCTGTAATCGACGTTGCCGACCAGGGCCTGGTAGTGCGGGAAAAACTGGTCGACATTAGCAATGTCGACTTACAGGCGCTGACTGAAGCAGAACTGACCTTCGCGATCGGGGGAGTCACGGTATGA
- a CDS encoding CoA transferase subunit A, which produces MKKNLTLENAIATIPSGAVVMVGGFGNPGTPFSLINEILRQGQTDLTLIKNDANEVGHGVSRLIENGQVRKLITTHIGLNKVVIDHLNRGDIDVEFHPQGMLAEKIRTAGSGSFGFLTDIGMDSEITRPEDLLDWQGKTYKVEMALSADFALIHAAQADWLGNLVYQGSAINFSPLMAMAANHVIVETPDLGAPGRFKPEHVHTPSAFVDSVVQLESLTSDYGILEHHVRR; this is translated from the coding sequence ATGAAAAAGAACCTCACCCTGGAAAACGCCATAGCCACCATCCCTTCGGGCGCAGTGGTCATGGTCGGTGGTTTCGGCAACCCGGGCACGCCATTCAGTTTGATCAATGAAATACTGCGCCAGGGGCAAACCGATCTTACCCTGATCAAAAACGATGCCAACGAAGTCGGCCACGGTGTGAGTCGACTGATTGAGAATGGTCAGGTGCGTAAGCTGATCACTACTCACATTGGTCTGAATAAAGTCGTGATCGATCATTTGAACCGGGGCGATATAGACGTGGAGTTTCACCCTCAGGGCATGCTGGCTGAAAAGATCCGCACCGCCGGTTCCGGCAGCTTTGGGTTCCTGACTGATATTGGTATGGATTCCGAGATTACCCGGCCTGAAGATCTGCTCGACTGGCAGGGCAAAACCTACAAAGTGGAAATGGCATTGTCAGCCGATTTTGCTCTTATTCATGCTGCTCAGGCCGACTGGCTGGGCAACCTGGTGTATCAGGGCTCGGCCATTAACTTCAGCCCGCTAATGGCCATGGCGGCGAACCACGTCATTGTCGAAACACCGGACCTGGGTGCCCCCGGGCGTTTTAAACCTGAACACGTGCATACACCGAGCGCCTTTGTCGATAGCGTCGTACAGCTGGAATCACTCACCTCAGACTACGGAATTCTGGAGCATCATGTCCGCCGTTGA
- a CDS encoding aspartate aminotransferase family protein — protein sequence MPNNALFYLTSNDMPLVSHADGIYIWDTTGRRYIDGCSGAITCNIGHNHPTVKRAMVEQLDKVAFSYRTQFESQVALDLANKMVDLTDADLQKVFFVGSGSEAVESAIKLAIQYFVAEGQPERSKFVSLRPSYHGSTMGALGLTGYEPLEAPYRSITIGSVKVPSPDLYRYREASVEEHIAAVLRQTEIAILAAGAETIAAIVLEPVGGASTGGRMVTRTYMEGMRALCDRYGCLLIMDEVLSGMGRTGAWFAYQHYGVAPDILALAKGLGSGYYPIAAMMAGKELVDAVGRSGGFMHGHTYAGNPLACATGLAVIDVMSSEKLVSNAAEQGAYLRRQLEQLAEKYDCIGNVRGIGLLQGVELVQDKVSKQPFPAAFNAFDRLTALAKGRGLLIYPRRCLNGLEGDHVLITPPLTVTASDIDDIIALFDGSLADFEQVAREQAA from the coding sequence ATGCCCAACAATGCTTTGTTTTATCTGACCAGTAACGACATGCCTCTGGTCAGCCATGCCGATGGCATTTATATCTGGGATACCACGGGGCGTCGTTACATCGATGGTTGCTCGGGAGCGATCACCTGCAATATTGGCCACAATCATCCCACCGTAAAACGCGCCATGGTCGAGCAACTCGATAAGGTTGCGTTCAGCTACCGCACCCAGTTTGAAAGCCAGGTTGCACTGGATCTGGCTAATAAAATGGTTGACTTGACTGACGCTGATTTGCAGAAAGTCTTTTTTGTCGGCAGTGGTTCGGAAGCAGTCGAGAGCGCGATCAAGTTGGCGATTCAGTATTTCGTTGCCGAAGGTCAGCCTGAGCGCAGCAAATTTGTATCGCTGCGCCCGTCGTATCACGGGAGCACCATGGGCGCACTGGGGCTAACCGGGTACGAACCTCTGGAAGCGCCCTACCGTTCGATCACCATTGGCTCAGTCAAGGTACCCTCGCCAGACCTGTATCGTTACCGCGAAGCGAGCGTTGAAGAACACATTGCAGCGGTGCTGAGACAAACCGAAATCGCCATTCTGGCGGCGGGCGCGGAAACCATTGCCGCTATTGTCCTTGAGCCGGTTGGCGGTGCCAGCACCGGTGGCCGTATGGTCACCCGGACTTACATGGAGGGGATGCGCGCCCTGTGTGACCGCTACGGTTGCCTGTTGATCATGGACGAAGTGCTCAGTGGTATGGGCCGTACCGGTGCCTGGTTTGCTTACCAGCACTATGGCGTAGCCCCCGACATTCTGGCACTGGCAAAGGGCCTTGGCTCCGGCTATTACCCCATTGCCGCCATGATGGCGGGCAAGGAGCTCGTGGATGCAGTGGGCCGAAGCGGCGGCTTTATGCATGGTCATACCTATGCCGGGAATCCGCTCGCCTGTGCCACCGGCCTTGCGGTGATTGATGTTATGAGCTCGGAGAAGCTGGTCAGCAATGCCGCTGAGCAAGGTGCCTATTTGCGCCGGCAACTCGAACAGCTGGCCGAGAAATACGATTGTATAGGCAATGTGCGCGGTATTGGCCTGTTGCAGGGTGTGGAGTTGGTGCAAGACAAGGTCAGTAAGCAACCTTTCCCCGCTGCGTTCAACGCTTTCGACAGGCTTACCGCGCTGGCCAAGGGGCGGGGCTTGCTGATCTACCCAAGGCGCTGCCTGAACGGACTCGAGGGGGATCATGTTCTGATCACACCGCCGTTGACCGTTACCGCCTCAGATATCGACGACATTATTGCACTCTTCGATGGCAGTCTGGCTGACTTTGAACAGGTCGCAAGAGAGCAGGCGGCCTGA